In Candidatus Hydrogenedentota bacterium, the following proteins share a genomic window:
- a CDS encoding DUF3754 domain-containing protein translates to MPMAKYTDREAFIPFTRRDVLELCLEDGRLSPEQAGEFRRFAEILAAYKHFEYQQSIEKLKESFVLFNPDANTRPVRQYGPDDTERLKNDLVTAFERVLRNANYTPVTRAELEEAFMLDALIKLRTKVDFADFDLMLIYARGRTKQTVELPRLIGTKKMEIDNFDRVVAVLKFKEENHFRQKKRKLADLQFQPGKVYVYLYKNIPKYDLETVFPNLETRMMLRDRLLFGVPAAAAVGSVIVRSVSRLALIVGMALILLFGAEVAKTKFNINEELTTMDFVKFWAAMSSLMLGLGAVAFRQWSSYRTKKLRFQKIITETLFFKNIATNSSVFHAVSDAAEEEECKEMILVYYHLLTSPQPLTADELDDAIEAWFDQKMGVKVDFDIDHTIECLRQVHARLPEPSRAGALEETALLRCDASGVCQALPLREANRLIDFLWDDFFSYSNAVTA, encoded by the coding sequence ATGCCCATGGCGAAATACACGGACCGGGAAGCATTCATACCGTTCACGCGACGCGACGTGCTCGAACTTTGTCTCGAAGATGGCCGGCTGAGCCCGGAGCAGGCCGGTGAATTCCGCCGTTTCGCCGAGATTCTGGCCGCCTACAAGCACTTCGAGTACCAGCAATCCATCGAGAAACTGAAGGAATCCTTCGTGCTCTTCAACCCCGACGCCAACACGCGTCCCGTGCGCCAGTACGGCCCGGACGACACGGAGCGGTTGAAGAACGACCTGGTGACTGCCTTCGAGCGGGTCCTGCGCAACGCGAACTACACCCCGGTCACGCGCGCCGAACTGGAAGAGGCATTCATGCTCGACGCGCTGATCAAACTGCGCACGAAGGTGGATTTCGCCGACTTTGATCTCATGCTCATCTACGCGCGCGGGCGCACGAAACAGACCGTGGAACTGCCCCGCCTGATCGGCACGAAAAAGATGGAGATTGACAACTTCGACCGCGTCGTCGCGGTGTTGAAATTCAAGGAGGAGAACCATTTCCGGCAGAAGAAGCGGAAACTCGCCGACCTTCAGTTCCAGCCCGGCAAGGTCTACGTCTATCTGTACAAGAATATTCCGAAATACGACCTCGAAACCGTCTTCCCGAACCTGGAAACGCGCATGATGCTGCGCGACCGGCTGCTGTTCGGCGTGCCGGCCGCCGCCGCCGTGGGCTCGGTCATCGTCCGCTCTGTTTCCCGCCTCGCGTTGATCGTGGGGATGGCGCTCATCCTGCTGTTTGGCGCCGAAGTGGCCAAGACCAAGTTCAACATCAATGAGGAACTCACGACAATGGATTTCGTGAAGTTCTGGGCGGCCATGTCGTCGCTTATGCTGGGACTGGGCGCCGTGGCGTTCCGGCAGTGGTCGAGTTATCGCACGAAGAAGCTTCGCTTCCAGAAAATCATTACCGAGACGCTGTTTTTCAAGAACATCGCCACGAATTCGAGCGTTTTCCACGCGGTCAGCGACGCCGCCGAGGAGGAAGAGTGCAAGGAAATGATCCTGGTCTATTACCACCTGCTGACCAGCCCGCAACCCCTGACCGCGGACGAGCTGGATGACGCGATCGAAGCATGGTTTGACCAGAAAATGGGCGTCAAGGTCGATTTCGACATCGACCACACCATCGAATGCCTGCGCCAGGTGCATGCGCGCCTGCCGGAGCCGTCCCGCGCCGGCGCGCTGGAAGAGACCGCGCTCCTGCGCTGCGATGCGTCGGGCGTGTGCCAGGCGCTGCCGCTTCGCGAGGCGAACCGGCTTATAGACTTCCTGTGGGACGATTTCTTCTCTTACTCGAATGCCGTTACGGCGTGA
- a CDS encoding SDR family oxidoreductase: MRLKGKVAIITGAGLGMGREASLLFASEGAKVVVFDLNADAGRQTVADIERTGGEALLALGDVSKEADVQRAVAEGVARFGKLNILYANAGVLWKDRDKSVIETTEANWDIVQAINLKGPFFLTKHGIPELRKAGGGSIILVGSISALAGFELAQDSYTCAKAALIGLAKSLAVQFGPDNIRCNIIHPGMVDTPLQAPYLNEEKKRNIGNSLPMRRLGHPRDIANAALFLASDESNWMTGAEMIVDGGFIAT, encoded by the coding sequence ATGCGACTCAAAGGGAAAGTTGCGATCATCACGGGCGCGGGCCTTGGCATGGGCCGCGAAGCCAGTCTGCTGTTCGCGTCGGAAGGCGCAAAAGTCGTCGTGTTCGACCTGAACGCCGACGCAGGCAGGCAAACGGTGGCGGACATCGAGCGGACCGGCGGCGAAGCCCTGCTCGCGCTGGGCGATGTCAGCAAGGAGGCGGACGTGCAGCGCGCGGTCGCGGAGGGCGTGGCGCGGTTCGGCAAGCTGAATATCCTCTACGCCAACGCCGGTGTGCTCTGGAAAGACCGTGACAAGTCGGTCATTGAGACCACGGAAGCGAATTGGGACATTGTCCAGGCAATCAATCTCAAAGGCCCGTTCTTCCTGACCAAGCACGGCATTCCGGAACTGCGCAAGGCGGGCGGCGGCTCCATCATTCTCGTGGGCTCCATTTCCGCGCTGGCAGGGTTCGAACTCGCGCAGGATTCCTACACATGCGCGAAGGCCGCGCTCATCGGGCTCGCAAAATCGCTCGCGGTCCAGTTCGGGCCGGACAACATCCGCTGTAACATCATTCACCCGGGCATGGTGGACACGCCGCTGCAGGCGCCTTACTTGAACGAGGAGAAGAAGCGGAACATCGGCAACTCGCTGCCCATGCGGCGCCTGGGCCACCCGCGCGACATCGCGAACGCGGCCTTGTTTCTGGCTTCCGATGAATCGAACTGGATGACCGGCGCCGAAATGATCGTGGACGGCGGGTTCATCGCGACGTAA